ttgctgcccagcaacacgattcacgtgttggagcctcctgtgtcttgcgtgttcataccctattttgtggacagctggttgggcaagtgggtgttgggggacctcctcttgtcttctggagacctctctggctgcacaagggtacagaggcccttactttcccgacctgggtaacagaatgcctcatggggggaattattctctgtggggacagccaagcacgacactgatgcctccggtctgggctgccacacactctctttgcagagctccacactcgagtccacagacagaacacatgaggaagccacaggcatcgtcaatggacacgtgagtcaggccaacaacgtggctaatgccggtgtggagtgagcgaggggcccaggagtacccacgtgttggggcacgagatgaccacggtgtgcctagaaccacatcctgaagggaggaacgcccctggcttttggcctcgtgatctcccactcagtgactgacccccatcccactctcaaagaaatctcagccccttggcaactgggtgttgggaaactccctgttcacacaagcatcgtgtgtggccatggtgctgaatgtttgcccacctaATCCAAGAATCCTatgcagtccttagtcagctccactgccttccaggtcttctccaagctttaggactcagtgatcctaccaggaaggttttcccacacaaaagggcagagggttcaaccaaaagggtgaagataccatacaggactggagcctggcccccacctgttctattccTTGGGAcgacattgcccctgtggccacacttgcatggctgctgggaagcactgggattcagctgcattgccacggcagcggtgctgtagtacacagactcactgtctctcacggagcacagtcagctcggctgctcaaagcacaggagcccaggttgggcagctctcccaacaggagtcactgttcccatttctggtggctgcatgtcagggcatggccaaggtgatttctcaggagggctcattgccatctccatccccagtttcatttcctatgctcccctgggcttctctgtgcccctgtcgcatctgccaatgagcacagcaaggtaatgggatggggcccatgacatttctgggggtaaggtcaatcacctccttgcggactactggcccaactgcagcagtcacactcaagtgctctggtgtcagaacaaccccacgtgtgtgttggggatgggggccacaattcggctcttaaaaggcagtgatgccctgctgaggacaaactccaaggaccaggctggctggggactggctctacacatgtgtcgttgtaatgcctcaagtcaggtcacttggcagaatgcctgtggtcattacgccacaggcagacacctctgactatggctcttttcaggatctagcctcccctggggcttcatatcctactccgcccacttgtttccattctgcagtctggtggcaaagcaaatcacacagttgccctcatttctagctcccccaaggggcacggaatcatctttcactgctggccccctcgcaggactttctcatccctcagtccctgttcagcctcttggccccaactggggttttctcccaacccgggtgtctgctcccctgtgctccctggaactgccactgactcacgtcctttccggtcctccctagtatggaaatgggtccatgctctacttggcagaggtctgtgccatgcggaccctacagccagacactaaagagatgctgctggatgccctggtcccgggccccctgggaaaaaggatctgctacttcaacaccttcctgtgtacatacagcgacttctccaccattccgtattacttagaccagatattcgacaggtgggtagctgcctttcagcactgcggtgacgcagagatgaatcttacatgttttagatgacctaagcgacttaagacatggcgggcatggaacgggtgcctttctctgtggacagggctactggcacactgcgtcacacctcttgatttcctttctctgcaccctcacgaaccaatgtttctactcaggtgggaaccaGCCATGTGCCTCaatggttggaaaacctcccagatggcgatcctgctttcccctttttcaagaatcagaaatgttttctttcacaggcagagttagactgagagaaagagagaatgcgtccttctatctgctgggtcactccccaaatggctgcaaaaagcagggctctgggaagccgggctgaggagcctgaagctatatctggccccctcaggggtgccaggggtccaactacttaggccatcatccggcacttccccaggatcattagcagggagctggacaccaaggacaacagccaagacttgaactggccaaccctgatatggtttgccagcatcacatgtgggcaggggcattggaagctgctatgccttcgtaccggccacatttcctacttgttccagctgctcctgtcctcgatatatgcacagaacagctgccctcagggttggtagcagttgcccagacccctcatcgacctggcaggtctacaaggaatcattcactctacacatatatgggaagcccttcccttgtgcagttttccagacacttgccacaaatccagtgaacaaagcattcaagggcctcacagttgtggggaatccgaccctcacagccgagatcctatacaagtcctgtcctgcagcggcagagctgaggcttgctgacctcctctgggagtagctgcaacgtcccctactctgatcacaaggagaaccccatgtcccactaagatgcggggagattggggtgcagatgcggccttctgtcactcgaaagagtggcaggaaaatgagggctgaggcaaggcagaggcagacagtaggtgcaactccaacttctggccccaccacatgcaaaggaagtgctgaagagcagtgctatggataggagcagacacgttctgcGGAGGAGtgggcatgttggggctcacagacaacacccacatagccatgcccagggcagttgcttccagctttgcctaccctccctgaccacccatcccaacccaccatcccaggagcaacctactcccaagtctgctcagagccagagcctaggggcctccacctgagaaaaccatgggaatgaatgggaaggcactgaaaggaacatgagaaggaagccatccaaaggaaagctactgccagcaatgccagaatcccttgtgggtgttggttggtgtccctgttgttgcagtccagattcaggaccctgctcgggggtctgggaaaaccaggggaacatggtccaagcatttggacctctgccacccatgtgggagacctggatggagctcctcactccccgcatgagcctggcccagtgctgtccactgcccatccggggagtcaagcagtggatgcaagacctctgccccggtgtgtgtctctccctctctctctgtaactcttgggattcacagtcaagaaatcgccttggaaaacagcaaagcatggcattgtctttaagaagctagagttcaccggcaggctccgtgccccaccccacacagggagtcctggaagggcagcaagcagggtaaggtcacgtctgactctgctgcccactctcctccccaggaacatggcttcctgtttgcaaagctgcaaagccaagtacaaggccgaattctgcAATCGCACGGATCTCCCACTTCtaaagatgaaggtcggatccaagcaggtccgcttgcccagaggagacctgcagacccatgcgtgctttctgcgtgtcaggatggcctacccaaatcccacacaggcagatgcagtcggtaagatgcactgcactccgcgagattctctcggtgggctttggggctggagcccctttagaggcaatgggatcgcgcctggctttggagaggccattggaaagtgcttgatgttgttgaccctttctcttctcccagctcctgctctatttgccaggctgcagacatgccaaacactggctttagagccagatcccccactgctcacagagctagaacctcttctggagccgggatccatttcaaaactgaggctgccaccatgcacagaatcagcaccaaagacaactaccaaagtctcctgcgcatgtccgggacctgcaaacaaccagcctcgcaagatggctagcatcaccacattccccgccaagctgcttgcggaacagttcacactgatggacgcggtgagcagcgggcttgtctcggcagggccaggcccgaacacccctttggcaccagcctccccacagctgctccgaccagaatccagtggcctggctgcagttcaggcttcaggtcccaccacctatgtgactggaccaatgtcttcactcccaaggctgcctttctcccatggctggcagagagggcacccaaaccacaccagctgcacagtgactctccagatcaactgacatgggcctggcagaaagtagggctggatctgacccacagggtactggacgggcctaggtggagggcatccaggtccacccactgccttcccatctgcctgcgatgccacagctgtcctgggtcctagcacacatatccatatcaaacagcaagcaccttgttggagttgccacagggAGCGGCATttcacagggacaaggactccagggcagatgccgtgagagcagaaggatgagatactgggcgggatgcctgggagcacacacctctgtctctttcctcaaggcttgggagggttgggatctgggctggcaggagcgaggcgacctcagtggcagaacacatagcccagctgctcccatgttggggagctgcatgccaaactacctgagctgcagcttcgagcactgtcacttgccggggtggctgggcttcactgcattcgagctaggctggctgtgcccatgggataccctcttgcccccaggagctcttccagaatgtggtcccctatcagtgccacagctccatccggatccagcagaacaaggaggtcaatgcgcagctgccccctactgttctcgctgtcatcatccactaccaccacgtggcccattgtgttactaccacgtgcttgggggaccccagcatgaaggcagaggacagggcccgcgtggtggaacactggatcaaggtggccaaggtaagctgaggctgtcccaggggctccctctctgcacggcagggacgtgccactttgcttcctcagctctcaggtgtacagtctgtggtcacagatcctgcccaatccctgggctcttgggatccacgaggtggcctgatctcactcacttgtcccagaactacatgctcacttcccgcctaggtccctgacatgggttgaaaccaatctagcccatgtgagcgtggctcaagggggtcccatcactgacctgctctggctccctggccaactctctgatgcatgagggggatgtcagcacagctggctgagcctggctcaggtggggctccaagccacctacctgccattcatccgctccctgccctaggagtgcctggctctccggaactactgctcggtccacaccatcctctgcgctctgcagagccacccggtacgccagctgaaaacaacgtggggagaagtctccaggtgggtgtgcatccctcaaagcacctggtggacccgggactacctcgggcctaagcactaatcctccaagactcacagaggctggtatcctgggacacagggagaggcgtggactgccgggggcaggggtggggagcaccatctttcagcggccctgggacatgaggactgggtttctgcctcaggatgacatttccattagtcaggcacatgtggcttccaaactacatacttgcgcctgtgcaccacgcagcactggacctgcctgggcactccaactctgtaaacactcacacacacacacacacacacacacacatacacacacacaatcaaaacagaagatactaccaggcagggtggatcctctgatctttgttcttaaaccaaaggggtttgatccaccacctcaccattccatccaaatatctcctggttttcccctcacaacagaaaaagtgccaggaaatttcagcgtctttgcacacaggacaaaaaagtcaacagagatgtgcccatgaaggtaaagtgggggctcagggactggggtgagggcttggcaggaggggaaggggtgtggctgtaagggcatcagggcagaggggagcttttggtgtcactgaaagtgtgcttgaaaagaaaacctggggtgtgcctgctaggacaacaggccaagagagggctgtgttcacaggtcgtgggatgcagtcgggctcagagggcaatgggaatgggctgcagcaagagcagcttggctctcagagggggctgtgagcacccacaggtctctggctcccatgctgttcctgcttcccccaggctgtgaggtggatgcggcagcaagggcttccttccatctgtgctggggccctagaggtcctttggaaaccaggcctgctacagtgttctctgttgcagccttccatggggagggctgccaagcctgccccacacattgcacagcttgggaatgccaggggctgagcagtccagtgggatgccaagcattgggtcttactggctgccctgggagcagaacttctgtcttctcgaggagagaagcaagcagcatgagcctgtctctcagtctgcacagggagcctcatgtgcatccagggaggcagggtatggggtgctgggcctggcttcctctcagggacacgctgaggcacaggtcagtcaaaggatccttagggcaagggggacctgaggtgggaggggaggccagcaccctctccagctgaggagcaggcacagggaggcgtggtcaatcccccaaagccaccttcccggtgggagctgcatgaatccatacagagcacgttgtgggaggaggggagtgcagggtgggcattataccaatggaagtgagccagacatgcagggctcaaggtggtttgcacaaatgtgggccggtcaggaaaggactatctccctgaacgtgaccctgaccctggcagatggcgatctgcaggttgcccgcccgggagcagaacccccagagaacacagatgcggcagcggctgcagaagaaggcaagtgtgcctggggagggggggcaggggctcctgtctcccactgggggcccatgtcaagggagcagggccttctgcctcccttgtttgcccacgcccatcaccacagtagctgagagaccccagttgagagaccagagctgagggcctgagctgaagggctcccagcagacttgggcctgagctggggctggcaccccacaagctgacttgttatcatgccatcagggctcccagggttgtccgattctagaggcagttggctggatgcagggagaattgggaaaggcactttaggggcggggagcttcccaatggggaatgtggccagggctccagcagctggggtggagtgcatctcaggggccgggccttggtggcacctgagaacagctgctcaccaccaccaccacctcatggcacagggagccgtccccttccttggcactttcatcatgtatctggataggctggacatcgccatgaaggacttcgtagatgtgagtgaacttgccatgggtggggcaggctccaggaccctgaggcttggggggagggtcctgggctgagctctcagcccccagctccttgctgcccatgtctccggaggcctcacaagctgtcccagggaggagggctcacctgcatatcccctctgagtgcgggagcctgcaaccaggtgcccatccctgtcccccaacggttgaagctgcatagccagagtccctgactgcaaagctgcacaaggtcttggctgagcctgctcagcctctgagttgggtggcacccaagggaaggagagaaattgggcccctgtgaggtcaggcagcacccacatgcctcagtgcacccatccattcccaggcctcactttccctgcctgccatcagacatggtggggacagcagttccctgagcctcagccaccatgtccccttctgcagagctaacagcctgtcccagggacaccttcttttccttcctcttacccagaggggagggccaggggctagtcacaggccaggggctgttctgatggactctgccttccagggaaaaaacaacatgctgaaaatgacaaaggtgagcagctctgccctatcttccaggcacagaggggatggaggggtcagagatgccctgggcagaaagcccaggctccagcccatgcgtgtctgtctgctctctcc
Above is a genomic segment from Oryctolagus cuniculus chromosome 6, mOryCun1.1, whole genome shotgun sequence containing:
- the LOC138850228 gene encoding ral guanine nucleotide dissociation stimulator-like isoform X2, translating into MLYLAEVCAMRTLQPDTKEMLLDALVPGPLGKRICYFNTFLCTYSDFSTIPYYLDQIFDRNMASCLQSCKAKYKAEFCNRTDLPLLKMKVGSKQVRLPRGDLQTHACFLRVRMAYPNPTQADAVAPALFARLQTCQTLALEPDPPLLTELEPLLEPGSISKLRLPPCTESAPKTTTKVSCACPGPANNQPRKMASITTFPAKLLAEQFTLMDAELFQNVVPYQCHSSIRIQQNKEVNAQLPPTVLAVIIHYHHVAHCVTTTCLGDPSMKAEDRARVVEHWIKVAKECLALRNYCSVHTILCALQSHPVRQLKTTWGEVSRWVCIPQSTWWTRDYLGPKH
- the LOC138850228 gene encoding ral guanine nucleotide dissociation stimulator-like isoform X1 yields the protein MLYLAEVCAMRTLQPDTKEMLLDALVPGPLGKRICYFNTFLCTYSDFSTIPYYLDQIFDRNMASCLQSCKAKYKAEFCNRTDLPLLKMKVGSKQVRLPRGDLQTHACFLRVRMAYPNPTQADAVGKMHCTPRDSLGGLWGWSPFRGNGIAPGFGEAIGKCLMLLTLSLLPAPALFARLQTCQTLALEPDPPLLTELEPLLEPGSISKLRLPPCTESAPKTTTKVSCACPGPANNQPRKMASITTFPAKLLAEQFTLMDAELFQNVVPYQCHSSIRIQQNKEVNAQLPPTVLAVIIHYHHVAHCVTTTCLGDPSMKAEDRARVVEHWIKVAKECLALRNYCSVHTILCALQSHPVRQLKTTWGEVSRWVCIPQSTWWTRDYLGPKH